One genomic region from Marinobacter szutsaonensis encodes:
- the pxpB gene encoding 5-oxoprolinase subunit PxpB has product MTGNPTNALPRLESAGLDGWMVRLFEAIDEANLPWITALARHCESAFADALVDLVPSYTTLLVVFDPVRMSPTEARQKIAGLLADLKPDEDLGTGQVHELPTFYDPSVGPDLDRVADHTGMTVEQVIDCHSSKTYRVFALGFAPGFAFMGLIDPRLECPRLDTPRKKVPVGSVAIAARQTAAYPTATPGGWNLLGRTSARLFDREREGFSLLRVGDEVRFVSVSREEFERQGGDITPMEAAV; this is encoded by the coding sequence ATGACCGGCAACCCCACCAACGCCTTGCCCCGGCTCGAATCGGCCGGTCTCGATGGCTGGATGGTCCGGCTGTTCGAGGCGATCGACGAGGCCAATCTGCCTTGGATTACGGCCCTGGCCCGCCATTGCGAATCAGCGTTTGCTGACGCGCTGGTGGATCTGGTGCCTTCCTACACCACGCTGCTGGTGGTCTTCGATCCTGTCCGGATGTCTCCGACCGAGGCACGGCAGAAAATTGCCGGGTTACTGGCGGACCTGAAACCGGACGAGGACCTTGGCACCGGCCAGGTTCACGAATTGCCGACTTTCTATGACCCCAGCGTCGGGCCGGACCTGGACCGGGTCGCCGACCACACCGGCATGACCGTGGAGCAAGTCATCGACTGCCACAGCAGCAAAACCTACCGTGTGTTTGCCCTGGGCTTTGCGCCCGGCTTTGCCTTTATGGGGCTGATTGATCCCCGGCTGGAATGCCCCCGGCTCGATACCCCGCGCAAGAAGGTACCAGTGGGCAGTGTTGCCATTGCCGCCCGTCAGACGGCCGCCTATCCAACGGCCACCCCCGGTGGCTGGAACCTGCTCGGCCGCACCAGTGCCCGGCTTTTCGACCGTGAGCGGGAGGGCTTCAGCCTGCTGAGAGTGGGAGACGAAGTACGCTTTGTCTCCGTCAGCCGCGAGGAATTCGAACGCCAGGGCGGTGATATCACCCCCATGGAGGCGGCGGTATGA
- a CDS encoding 5-oxoprolinase subunit PxpA, whose amino-acid sequence MRTLMINADMGESFGPWVMGMDEHVMPHVDLANVACGFHASDPHVIRRTVRLAKQHDVKVGAHPSYPDLVGFGRRSIACSPDEVEDLVLYQIGALSGICQAEGTRIHYVKPHGALYNDMIKDPGLFEAVVKAVKDFDGNLPLMTMASCDTSMAREIAERYGIKLWFEAFADRAYDGEGRLVSRRISGAVHEDPDEILEQAVKIAKGEPLTAIDGSEIVLNADTLCVHGDNNESIAAIQSIREAILALGHRA is encoded by the coding sequence ATGAGAACTCTGATGATCAACGCCGACATGGGGGAGAGCTTCGGCCCCTGGGTCATGGGCATGGATGAGCACGTCATGCCCCATGTCGATCTGGCCAACGTGGCCTGTGGCTTTCACGCCTCCGACCCACACGTTATCCGGCGCACGGTGCGGCTGGCGAAACAGCACGATGTGAAGGTGGGAGCCCATCCGTCCTACCCGGATCTGGTGGGTTTTGGCCGCCGGTCCATCGCCTGTTCGCCGGACGAAGTGGAAGATCTGGTGCTGTACCAGATCGGCGCCCTGTCCGGCATTTGTCAGGCCGAGGGCACGCGTATCCACTACGTGAAACCCCACGGTGCCCTCTACAACGACATGATCAAGGACCCCGGCCTGTTCGAGGCCGTCGTCAAGGCGGTCAAGGATTTCGATGGCAACCTGCCATTGATGACCATGGCCTCCTGCGACACCTCCATGGCCCGGGAAATCGCGGAGCGCTACGGCATCAAGCTGTGGTTCGAGGCCTTCGCCGACCGTGCCTATGACGGGGAAGGTCGTCTGGTATCCCGGCGCATATCCGGGGCAGTCCATGAAGATCCCGACGAGATCCTGGAGCAGGCCGTGAAGATTGCCAAAGGCGAACCGCTGACCGCCATTGACGGCAGCGAGATTGTGCTGAACGCCGATACCCTGTGTGTGCACGGGGACAACAACGAATCCATCGCCGCGATCCAGTCGATCCGCGAGGCGATACTGGCACTGGGACACCGGGCATGA